The genomic window CGCTTGAACTGTAATTGCGGCGATTTAACGGGGTATTAACGAACATAATCTGGGCTCGACCGGATGGAGAAACGCCGTCTGAAGATGTTTTACAGGCGGAGCACTGAAATGTGCCTGCTGCAATTTCGGTGCTCGCCGCATATCTTCTGTCTGGTCGGTGGAACCAATAGGCTTCGCGATTGTTTATGGAGAAGCGGGACAACCCCTCACGTCCCGCGAATGATCGGCCGTCTCCCCTCAACACGCGCCGATCGACATCAGGCTCGGTGCATCCCTTCACGGGAGCGCCGGGCTTTTTTCTTTCAAGCCTGGCGGAGCAACATTGAAAAGGGGACGGCGTCGTCGCCGTCCCTGATCCGGTTTCATTCTTCGTCGCAGGAGGGATCACCGGGGCGGCAATCGAAAGACCGTTCTCTGCGGTCCGATCTGCGCTCACCATCTCTCCAATCGCTTCTTTGGTCGTCGCCGCGCCAATTCCTGTCACCGTCCCGGTCGCGCCAGTCACGGTCCCGATCCCGGTTGTCCCGATCGCGGTAGTAGTAGTCCGGTCCGCGGCTCCAGCGATCACGCTCGCGATAAAAATCGCGGTTGCGATAATAGCGGTCCCAGTAATTGTCGACGCTGAATCGAATCATCGGAATGCCGAGCGGACGATAATATTGCGGGCCGACATAGACGCGGCGTTGCTGGTAGAGAGCCTGCACATATTGGCCGGCAACCCAGCCGCGGCCGCCGTAGAATTCGACGTCGCACCAGTTGACATCGGAAAGGCATCCACGGATTTCGACGG from Rhizobium sp. Pop5 includes these protein-coding regions:
- a CDS encoding SH3 domain-containing protein, coding for MKNLFSKIVVAGLLMLAPVVAQAAEGYSTANVNMRAGPSTRYPAVAVIPAGSSVEIRGCLSDVNWCDVEFYGGRGWVAGQYVQALYQQRRVYVGPQYYRPLGIPMIRFSVDNYWDRYYRNRDFYRERDRWSRGPDYYYRDRDNRDRDRDWRDRDGDRNWRGDDQRSDWRDGERRSDRRERSFDCRPGDPSCDEE